The window CGTGACTTTTCTTTGAACTGACCTCTTTGTTTGAGAATATAAGACCTGACATCTTTAGTGGGTGGTTCCCCGGTAGAAAACACGATCAAAGAAGGAGTTCCGGTGATCAGATTCCTATCTAAAAATCCCCAATACCGGCTGTCCAGACTCATATCGCGATTATCTCCCATTACAAAATAAGCATCTTCCGGAACCACAAATGGTCCGATATTATC is drawn from Candidatus Cloacimonadota bacterium and contains these coding sequences:
- the lepB gene encoding signal peptidase I codes for the protein DNIGPFVVPEDAYFVMGDNRDMSLDSRYWGFLDRNLITGTPSLIVFSTGEPPTKDVRSYILKQRGQFKEKSRIRWERTFKFIK